TGGTGAATTCATGCTTTTTTTATGGAGTTTTATAATGGGGGCGTGGATTTTTGGGGTGGGCTTTATTAATAGGTATGATTAAGACTAATTTGCTCATATTTTGCTCTTGGTTTGGTCTTCATGACCGCGATGAGACCATCTTCCTCTTGTTTTGCTCTTGGATTGGTCTTCATGGACGCGATGATGACGTTCTTCCTCTTGTTTTACTCTTGGATTGGTCTTCATGGACGCGATGATGACCATCTTCCTCTTGTTTTACTCTTGGTTTGGTCTTCATGGCCGCGATGATGACCATCTTCCTCTTGTTCTACTCTTGGATTGGTCTTAATGGCAACGATGATAACCATCTTCCTCTTGTTCTACTCTTGGTTTGGTCTTCATGGCAACGATGATGACTATCTTCCTCTTGTCTTACTCTTGGTTTGGTCTTCATGACCAAAATGATGACCCTCTTTCTCTATTTCCACTCCCTGATTGGTCTTCATAACTTGGATGAAAACCATCTTCTTCTTTTTTAGCTCTTGGATTGGTCTTCATAACTAATGAACGACACTACACTCACCCCCGCTCCTAACCAATCATCATCCCCCAATATAAATATTTCCACCCAACCTACCCCAGCAAAAAAGCCTCATAAGACTAACAATATAAACAAGACAAAAAAAGAGCCTGTACACACAGGCTCAAAAGCTTAGTTATCCGAATTTTTTGCGTGGAAGTTTGTCCATGTTGTCAAGCATAATTCCTGTTCCGATTGCAACACAATCCATTGGTGATTCCGCAACTAGTACAGGTACTTTTAGTTCTTCTGCTAGTAGCTGATCAAGACCGTTTAGAAGGGCTCCGCCACCTGTTAAGATCACGCCGCGGTCGATAATGTCGGCTGATAGTTCTGGAGGAGTACGTTCTAATACACTCTTAGCAGCTTGTACAATCGCAGCAACTGGTTCACGAAGTGCTGATTCTACTTCGGTTGAATTGACTGTAATTGTGCGAGGTAAACCTGTCACCATATCACGTCCACGAATGTTAATTTCTTCATAACGTGCGCCTGGGAATACCGTTGCAACATTGATTTTAATTTCTTCGGCTGTACGTTCACCGATTAGAAGCTTGTACTCTCTTTTAATATATTGCAGGATTTCATTATCAAACTTGTCCCCTGCCATTTTAATAGAAGAGGCGGTGACAATATCGCCCATTGATAACACAGCGACATCAGTTGTACCACCGCCTATATCTACTACCATGTTTCCGTAAGGTTGGAAGATGTCCATACCGGCACCAATGGCCGCTACTTTTGGTTCTTCCTCAAGGAATACATTTTTTCCACCGCTTTTTTCAGCAGCTTCTTTAATGGCTTTTTGCTCAACAGATGTAATATTCGTTGGGCAGCAAATTAACATGCGTGGCTTTGAAAATAATCCTTTTACATTTAACTTATTGATAAAATGCTTTAACATTGCTTCTGTTACTTCAAAATCTGCGATGACGCCATCTTTTAATGGGCGAATGGCAACAATATTCCCAGGAGTACGTCCTACCATACGTCTTGCTTCTTCACCAACGGCAAGAACCTTTCCGGAATTCTTGTCTAACGCAACAACGGAAGGTTCATTCAGAACAATTCCTTTACCCTTAACATGAATCAGTACATTTGCCGTACCAAGATCTATACCAATATCCCTCGCGAACATTCTATCTATATCCTCCTTGCAAATCTCATTCCCGTGATTAGTTTAACCTAATTAAATATTGTATCATAAAATCGCAAAAATAGTATGATTTTGTAAAATAATTTCAAGTATTTATGTAGGAATATGTCGATTATGAAAGATGTAGATAGAATGTGCTTATTTCACTGGTTCTTCTTCTAAAATCTCGTCCTTCTTGTACTTAAGCTTCGTTGCCTCTCCACCACGCAAATGTCTAATTGATTTATGGTAATCAAGTATCTCCTTTACCTCATTCGCAAGATCAGGGTTAATTTCAGGTAACCTTTCTGTTAAATCCTTATGGACGGTACTTTTGGAAACTCCAAACTCCTTCGCAATAACGCGAACTGTTTTCTTTGTCTCCACGATATACTTCCCAATCTTGATTGTGCGTTCTTTGATGTAATCGTGCACACCACTCTACCTCCCTAATATGGATGTTAGAAGTGTGAAATGAGACTCGCATACAAAAGTCACTTTGGCTGAATTTCTCTTAGATGATCGTATGATGTCTCTATTACAGCGATTATAAATTACACTCACGATCCCTCACCTCAAACACTCTCTTTGAATAGGTTTGTAAACATTTTATTAGCTTGGATTAAGATATATGCAAGAAAACTCAAGTGGGACAAGGGATTCTTTAAATTTTTTTCAAAAACACCCGTTTAGGACAGGAAATCTGAGGGTTTGGAGGTTGTTTTTTTAATCTGATCTTTTTCCGAGGTGAAAGGAAATAGTGGCTGGGTGAATTATTTCCCGAGAAATTTGTCGATGTTTGAGAGTAAGCGCGAGGTATAAGAAAAACACACTCTAATAGTGTATTAGGGAAGTCAGTGGATTATTTCTATTTTTGGAGATTTTTTTGTTTGATGGATGAAAGATTGGTAGTGCGTAGCGGTGGTGCTTTTGATACCTTTTAGGGGCCCTGTTACATTATTGTTTATGTGACTACCCCTCTATATCATATATCACTCTATCACTGCTCTATAGCTCTTGAGTGGTGCCTAGCAGCATCATGCGATCACAAGATGTGCAAATGTGGAACACTATTGTGAAACAAGAAATTTCGGGGAGTGACAGGCACCAAAAAACCCGAACCAACTTCTGATTCGGGCGTGTGAAACACTATGTGAAACAAGAAAACTCGGGAAGTGACAGGCACCACCAAAACTCCGCAGAGCCGGTACCTCTCTAGTCCATCCAGACCTCCCCATCTTTGTACGTCATCTGCTCAGGGTAGCGTAGGTTGAGTACTTCTTCTTGTGCTTTGATGGATGGTGCTTTGGTTGAGAGTGATACGATTACGTTTGTTAGGATGGCTGCTGTGGCGCCGAAGATTCCTGCGCCGGTGTCGATGATGCCTGCGATGGTGAAGCCACCGTATTTGCTGGCAAAGATGTAGATGAGTGTGACGGCAAGACCGACAACCATTCCTGAGATGACACCTGGTGTGTTAGAGCGTTTCCACCATACTCCAATTAAGAGAGCTGGGAAGAAGGTTCCTGATGCGAGAGCGAAGGCCCAAGCAACAATTTGCGTGATAGCTCCTGGTGGGTTTAAGGCGATAATACCAGCGAATAAAGTTGCAATAACAATGGACCAACGTGCAACTGCTAAACGGTTCTTTTCTGATGCGTTTGGCTTCATGACACGATAGTAAATGTCGTGTGCAAACGAAGACGAGATTGCAATCATCAGTCCACCAGCTGTTGAAAGAGCAGCTGCCATAGCGCCGGCTGCGACTAAGCCGATAACGAACATTCCTAGGTTCGCAATTTCCGGTGTTGCCATAACGACAATATCATTTGAAATGATCAGTTCATTCCATTGAAGAATACCATCTCCGTTGCCATCTGCAAGCTGGAGCTTTCCAGTATTAACCCATGATGTTGTCCATGCCGGTAATTCAGATAGCTTTTGTCCTGCTACTTGTGTCATTAAAATAAAGCGGGAAAATGCTGCGTATGCCGGAGCAGATAAATATAAAAGTCCGATAAACAAAATTGCCCATGCTCCTGACCATCTCGCTGCTTTCATTGTTGAAACGGTATAGAATCGAACGATTACGTGTGGAAGACCAGCTGTTCCTGCCATTAATGTGAACATAAGGGCTAAGAACTGCCACTTCGTACCGTTTGTAAATGGCGCAAAATATTCAGAGATACCTAGTTGACGATCTAGCTCACCCATTTCCTCTACAATTTTCCCGTAGGATAACCATGGTGCTGGGTTTCCTGTGATTTGTAAAGACATGAAAATAACCGGGATCAAGTACGCAATAATTAAAATGATATACTGTGCCACTTGAGTCCAAGTGATTCCTTTCATCCCTCCAAAGGCAGCGTAGAAGGCAATAAGAACAACCCCAATCATCGTTCCTATTTTTGCATCGATTTCAAAAAGTCGCCCGATCACGACCCCTGAACCGGAAAGCTGACCGATTGAGTACGTGAAGCTGATGATGATCGTACAAATGGCGGCAATAACACGTGCGGTGTGGGAATTGTATCGGTCACCAATGAACTCTGGTACCGTGTATCGACCGTATTTTCTTAGCTGTGGTGCTAATAAGAATGTAAGAAGCAAATAGCCCCTGTCCACCCCATAATATATGCCAATCCATCATAGCCAAGTAACATAATTGTACCGGCAAGCCCGATGAAGGATGCAGCACTCATCCAGTCGGCACCGATGGCCATTCCGTTAAAAATCGGTGGGACTCCGCGGCCTGCTACATAGAAGTCAGATGTTTGCTTTGCTGTGTTGTAAACAGCAATTCCGATATATAAAGCGAATGTTAATAGAATAATTGTGAGAGATACTAAAAATTGAGCGTCCAACTTATTTCCCCCTTTGTGAATGAGCACTCCCCTTGCTGCTCATTTCCCAGTGCATAATTTATATGATCCCCTTTTATAAATGTTTGTTTTTAATGATCTAACGTTTTACCAGCACTAAGCTGTTCATTTTTACTTTCGTCAATCCCATATTTTCGATCGATTGAGTCACTAACCTTTGCGTTAATAAACAATAAAAGAATAAAGACGACAACTGCCCCTTGAGCACCCATAAAATAGTGGAACGGGAAGCCGTTAATGGTGAATCCACTAAAGAACTCAGCAAATAACACAACACCAAACGAGGAAAGTGCCCCGATGATTAAATAAATCACAATATTTCTTGTGCGCTCCTTG
This Metabacillus endolithicus DNA region includes the following protein-coding sequences:
- a CDS encoding DUF4212 domain-containing protein gives rise to the protein MKKIDKKVADAYFKERTRNIVIYLIIGALSSFGVVLFAEFFSGFTINGFPFHYFMGAQGAVVVFILLLFINAKVSDSIDRKYGIDESKNEQLSAGKTLDH
- a CDS encoding rod shape-determining protein → MFARDIGIDLGTANVLIHVKGKGIVLNEPSVVALDKNSGKVLAVGEEARRMVGRTPGNIVAIRPLKDGVIADFEVTEAMLKHFINKLNVKGLFSKPRMLICCPTNITSVEQKAIKEAAEKSGGKNVFLEEEPKVAAIGAGMDIFQPYGNMVVDIGGGTTDVAVLSMGDIVTASSIKMAGDKFDNEILQYIKREYKLLIGERTAEEIKINVATVFPGARYEEINIRGRDMVTGLPRTITVNSTEVESALREPVAAIVQAAKSVLERTPPELSADIIDRGVILTGGGALLNGLDQLLAEELKVPVLVAESPMDCVAIGTGIMLDNMDKLPRKKFG
- the spoIIID gene encoding sporulation transcriptional regulator SpoIIID; translated protein: MHDYIKERTIKIGKYIVETKKTVRVIAKEFGVSKSTVHKDLTERLPEINPDLANEVKEILDYHKSIRHLRGGEATKLKYKKDEILEEEPVK